A window of Sediminitomix flava genomic DNA:
GTAAAATGCATTTACTACTGTGTTGTACGGTTTGAATTGGAAGTTATTTCTTTCAACAGCTGGCCAGTCTACTATGTCTTTGATTTGAGTATTGACCTTTTTAAATCCTATGGTTTTGTGCAATGAATCTCCAGAAACTAAAGAGCTTGTACTTATTAGCCCATCTTCTCTTTCTAGTGCTATGAGCGACCTTGCTTTTAATTTTTCGTAGTTCTCTTTTAAATATTTAGTATCTCCAGAGTACAAATAGTCGGTGTAGAAAAGTTTTGCGGTATGAAGAATCCATTCTGTAGGCCATGTCGGATTGTCAATGAAATATTGATTGGTATTTTGAGCAATATCATAATTGGTATCAACACAGTAATGACTGAGTTGATTGATAAAAGCATCAGCTTCATAAGGCTTTCTTTCCCTGTGTCCATCTATGTAATAACCTGTAAAACTAGTAGCTTTTATTGTGTGTTTACATAAATCCCATATCTGATTTAAGATTGTGTCTGATGAAGTAAACGAACTTTTATGATCGTTAAAAGAATAGTGAAGCGCTTTTAAATTTATCTTTATAGATTCGATAGGGATTTGTAAATTCTGAATTTCACAGTATCTAAATGGTATAACTTCTTGAAACTCTTTTGGAGCTGATACCGCAGAACGACGAGGTAAATACTTTTCAGGAATGGCGATATCTATCAATTCATGATTTGGAATTTGATCTAGCTTTATGCGGCAATAATTTATATATCCACCAGGTTTTTTATCTATTCTATTTTGGTCGTTTAGTTTTTCACCTAGATCAATAATTAACTTTTTACCTTGTTTTTGGCTAGTTTGAATTTGTAAAGTACCAAAGTAAGCTTTACCAAAATCAATTAGATAATGTCCTTTTTTTAGTTCAGTGATAGTCTTGGGAGTAATAATGGAATGTTCAAAGTTTTCAGCTTTTGGAGAGTAAGCTTTTTGTGCAAAAGAATGAAAAGTGAAATATAGGGTAGTAGAAAATAGCAATATTAGCTGTTTCAACATGGGTCTGTTTAGTCTAGTTTATTAACTTTGAAACTAGAACAGACTAGAGAGAAAGATTAGTTTTAAAAAGTAATATTCTAACTGAAAATTTAATCAAGGGACTAAGCTCATTTAAAGTTGAATATGTATATGATCATCATGTCGGACAGCATGACAACCATGGAATCGTACTTTGCTATGAGTTAGTTTCATTCGACTTTTTAAATGAGGTTCAATAAATATCTTTTGAATATCGGAATTACGGATGATGGCATTCATAAGTGCCATGGTTCTTTCTATATCAAGAATCATCTCTGCTTGACTCCAACTAGGACTTAGGTATTTAGCTAAATCATATTGGATAAAACCATTTTCTAGACATCGTTTATTCGTGTTTTCTTCTCCTTTTTTAGCTTCTTCAAAAGCGCCATAACCAATCCAAGATGGTGCAGTATCTTCAAGTACTTCTCCATTTTCAGATTTATAATAAAATGCTAAATCAATTTTTTGTCCATCGTTATGACTTAAGTGAGGTATCAATGGGAATCCATCCCAAAATGGAAAGTTTGCATCTAGATAAATTAGACTAGAATGTGGATAAGAATTCTGAAAGTCAGTGGCAATTTCTTCTAGAGAATTTTTCAGCTTATGATTTACATAATGTCTATTCAATAGTATAGTGATCTTGTTTAATGGTTTTATACTTTCAGAATTGTAAGGCAAGGGAGTTCTTCCAAAAAATGGGGCAATGCTAGGAACTAAGAAAAGTGAAAAGAGTAAATAAAGAGAGAGGTAGATAATTGTTGAACTAAAGAAATTAAATCGGAATTGTTTTCTTTTAAGAAGACGAAGAAGGAAATAGTGAAGCAGTAACACAATTCCTCCAATCTGTGTTAGTATAATCAGAAAAATAAAAAGTACGCTTCTGAAAACTGATCTTAAAAAGTTTGGTTTCATAAATTATATTTATTTGGCTATAAAACTAATAAACTAAAATTGGATGATGAGAAACTTAAAATATATTATTTCTCTTTTGGTCTTGTCGAGCTGTTTGGGTTATCCTAAAACTGTAGAGCCTGTAAAAGATTTTGAATTGGATAGTTATTTAGGAACATGGTACGAGGTGGCACGATTGGATCACTCTTTCGAGCGAGGTTTGGAACAAGTATCCGCTACGTATTCTATGCGATCGGATGGAGGTGTAAAAGTTTTGAATAAAGGTTTTGATACTGAAAAAGGAGAGTGGTCAGATGCAGAAGGGAAAGCCTTTTTCGTCAGAGAAAAAGATGAAGCTTATCTAAAAGTATCTTTTTTCGGTCCTTTTTATGGCAGTTATGTTGTGTTCGAATTGGATAAAAAGAATTATCAGTATGCTTTTATTTCTGGTGATAGTGAAAAGTATTTATGGTTCCTTTCTCGTACACCAGTAGTCAGTGATGAGTTGAAAAATCATTTTATTGAAAAAGCAAAAAGCTTAGGGTTTCCTACCGATCAATTGATATTTGTAAATCAAATTCCGAAAGATTAATCTATAGCTTTCCATTCTAAATAAATAAACTTCGCGGACTTGAAATTTGGAGGACATACAAGTTTGGTCAATAATCCTTTCTGAAAAACAAAAGCACTCATCGCACTAAGGTCTACTTGATGGGCTAATGTATTCGAACTAATCAACTCAATTTCTTTAGGACTTAATTTATTCAGATGTGATCGGTGAAAAACATTTAAACCAGTGAAAGTATCATAGTACTGATGGAAGCAAATAAGTAGTCCTAGCGTTTGAACTGTGGAGTCATCACATTCTATTTTTTTCATTAAAGAATGAAAAGGAATATGTGTTTTTATCTCTGTTGAGAAATTCTGATTCCAAGGAATGATTTGCCCTTTTTCAAGCTCAAAATAGAAGGCGTCTGTAAGTGTTTTTGTTCCTAAAATATGAGCTGAAATATTGGTCAAATTCTGATTAAAGATATCAATTTGTAGTTCTTTACTTAGTTCGTTTTTGTATTCAATATGATTTGAAATCTGATTTAGAATTTTGTTTCGTTCCGTTTCTGTATAAATAGGTGGAAGTAACGCGCCTCCTCTATAACTCATTTTTCGATACAGATTAACCATGATTTTTTCATTGATATCATTATCGTAGGCAGACATGGCTGTCTTCATCCTAAATCTGATATTCTCTCTGAGCCGTTTTGGACTAATGACTTTTACGCCATCTCCAAAGCCAAGAATATCTTTTTCCAACTCGAAATTATGTTGCACTTTCAGCGAAATGATGATTCCAAACTGATTTTGTTCCTCTAACTTTTGTGACGCATGAAATGGCTTTGTAAGTACATAGGGAGCATGTTTTTGAGTGACAAATAATCTCACATCTTCTCCTTTCTGATTGGGATTGACGGTCACACCAATGGTATCCTTGAAATACGACTGCGGATCAAAATCGGGGCTTTCCGTATATGGCTGTTCACTTGCTTTTATATCAAGAATTCGATCAAGTGCCAAATTGAAAATACCTTTGTTTCCTCCCAATTTCCCGATAATAAACCATCTATTTCTAAACTCTTTCAAAAGGTATGGAGACATATGAAAGTCTTTCGGGTATCGAGACTTGAAAGATTGATAGTTTAGCGTGATTGTTCGTTTTTGAGTAATGGCTTTGTATAAAGGGTCAAGCCATTTTAATCCTTTCAAATTTTCATTCTTCTCAAAGTCAATCACAGATGCTGTCTGATTCTTCTGAGAGTAAATGTGGTCTTCCAATTTTTGCACCATTCCGTCCAATTCTCTGAAATGTGAAAAACCTTGGAACTGTTTCATAAACTCTATGGCTTCTAAAAGCTTTCCTAGATCTTGTTGAGAGATGGGAATATTTGTAATACTATAGTTAGCATCTTCATACTGATAATACTTCTTCTCCTTAACTATAATTGGTGCATTATAGCCCAGTTTATCACTACGCATCATCTGAATATCAGATTGTATGGTGCGTTTACTTATACCTTTGTCAATTCCTTCATATTCGTATAAAGCTTCCGAACAAGCCTCAATCAAATCTTCTAAAGTCCATTTTCTGAAGTTGTTTTGCAGACATTGGTCAATGGTTTTGTAGCGTATTAAAGCGTTTCTATTTACTGGCATCTCAAAAAATTTTGAGAAAAATAGGAAATATTTTCTTCTACGCAAAAAGACTGCGCAGTAGGTGTTCACCTTTGAATTGTAAGTTAAACGGAAGGTAGTTTCAGAAGGGCTACACGGTGTTTGAGCAATCGCAAAAAATATACTGTCTGTTTAGTTTACTAGCAATAAGGTTCTCTGAGATAGAGGTTCGAATCCTCTCCTTTAAGGTGGTGCAAGGGTGAGCACGCAGAGGTTTTGCACTGTTTACGGAGGTTCGAATCCTCCCTTCGAAAGAAGTAGCATAGGGGTTAATGCACAGTTACACGTTTGTTGTCGGTTCGAATCCGACCTGTTTAAATACAGTAGTTCAATTGGCAGAACAATTTCCGAAGTCTGTTTCGCTTCTAAAACTGAAACACCATAAGGTAAGTACTCTTAGTACATGGCAGATAAGCTAGACTTAGATGCACATTGACCAGTACTTTGAGCAGTAAAGGATACCGTTAGTTGTATTTGATGAGATGAAATTATGTATCAATTGCTTTTTTAAACTCATAAGATTTTTTGATGCAATGATAGCATGAGTTCATCTTTTTTAAACAGCAAACTCAATGGATGCCCGTATTCGGCAATGATGTATTAAGAGGCTTACTCTTTTTTTATAGAGAACAATAACCAATACATAAAAATGAAAAAGGTAAGAATAAACAAAGGGAAAATAGGTCTCGTTTACCGAGCGAAGGATTTGAACAGAGTAATATTAGACGGAGTCTATTGGCTTTCACCATTTGAACAAGTTGAAATCTTGGAGATGGAAGGTGCTTTTAAGCCTAGCCGAAATTTAAATCTTTACTTAGTTCATGAAGATTTATCTGAGCATTTGGATGTGATAGAAATCAAAGATCAAGAAATCGCTTTACGATATGAAAATGGAGTTTTCAAAGAAGTTTTGAGCACGACAGGTAAGCATGCTTATTGGAAAGGATTAAACTCTAATAGTTTTATCAAACAGAAGATTTCTGATGTAGAAATTCCATCTGATTTTGATCTAAATAAATTAAGCTTGGCTGGTGTATTTCCATTTGTACGTTCATTTCATATTGATACTTTCGAGAAAGGGTTACTTTATGTTGATGGCGATTTCTACAAAGAATTAGGTGCAGGTTATCACTATTTTTGGAAGAATGCACACAACATATCTTTACGAAAAGTGGATTTGCGTGAGCGCCAACAAGAGATTGTTGGGCAAGAGATATTGACCAAAGATAAAGCTGCTTTACGCATCAATTTTACAGCACAATTCAAAGTAACAGATATCCGAAAAGCGTTAGAGGATAATCAAGACTATGAGAAACAATTATATGTTTTGACGCAATTGGCTTTGAGAGCTTTTGTTGGTTCTTTGACTTTGGATGAGCTTTTGGAAAGAAAAGAAAGTATATCGAAAGAGGTATTAGATAGCTTGAAAGAGAAAGTCTCAGACTTGGGTGTCTCATTGATTGATGCTGGAATAAAGGATATTATTTTGCCGGGTGAAGTGAAAGAAATCATGAAGCAAGTTTTGGTAGCTCAGAAACAAGCTCAGGCAAATATTATCACTCGAAGAGAGGAAACAGC
This region includes:
- a CDS encoding family 78 glycoside hydrolase catalytic domain — protein: MLKQLILLFSTTLYFTFHSFAQKAYSPKAENFEHSIITPKTITELKKGHYLIDFGKAYFGTLQIQTSQKQGKKLIIDLGEKLNDQNRIDKKPGGYINYCRIKLDQIPNHELIDIAIPEKYLPRRSAVSAPKEFQEVIPFRYCEIQNLQIPIESIKINLKALHYSFNDHKSSFTSSDTILNQIWDLCKHTIKATSFTGYYIDGHRERKPYEADAFINQLSHYCVDTNYDIAQNTNQYFIDNPTWPTEWILHTAKLFYTDYLYSGDTKYLKENYEKLKARSLIALEREDGLISTSSLVSGDSLHKTIGFKKVNTQIKDIVDWPAVERNNFQFKPYNTVVNAFYYENLSMLSLIASTIGKKDEANFYLEKAKKLKESYNDVFFDEKLGIYKDGEEASHYSLHANFFSLAMGLVPKEHTKTVIEFIKEKEMSCSVYGAQYLLETLLQHYESEYALQLITETKKTRSWWNMIEAGSTMTMEVWDKKYKENLDWNHAWGTAPLNIITRNLWGIKPTSAGFKIAEIKPQLHNLKYSTIKVPTLKGEIIATYNLDKDGNLSYEFEIPNNMTAIFHSIKNYQILYNGFKINDGKIELTPGKHSLIELRNKSK
- a CDS encoding lipocalin family protein — protein: MMRNLKYIISLLVLSSCLGYPKTVEPVKDFELDSYLGTWYEVARLDHSFERGLEQVSATYSMRSDGGVKVLNKGFDTEKGEWSDAEGKAFFVREKDEAYLKVSFFGPFYGSYVVFELDKKNYQYAFISGDSEKYLWFLSRTPVVSDELKNHFIEKAKSLGFPTDQLIFVNQIPKD
- a CDS encoding helix-turn-helix transcriptional regulator, giving the protein MPVNRNALIRYKTIDQCLQNNFRKWTLEDLIEACSEALYEYEGIDKGISKRTIQSDIQMMRSDKLGYNAPIIVKEKKYYQYEDANYSITNIPISQQDLGKLLEAIEFMKQFQGFSHFRELDGMVQKLEDHIYSQKNQTASVIDFEKNENLKGLKWLDPLYKAITQKRTITLNYQSFKSRYPKDFHMSPYLLKEFRNRWFIIGKLGGNKGIFNLALDRILDIKASEQPYTESPDFDPQSYFKDTIGVTVNPNQKGEDVRLFVTQKHAPYVLTKPFHASQKLEEQNQFGIIISLKVQHNFELEKDILGFGDGVKVISPKRLRENIRFRMKTAMSAYDNDINEKIMVNLYRKMSYRGGALLPPIYTETERNKILNQISNHIEYKNELSKELQIDIFNQNLTNISAHILGTKTLTDAFYFELEKGQIIPWNQNFSTEIKTHIPFHSLMKKIECDDSTVQTLGLLICFHQYYDTFTGLNVFHRSHLNKLSPKEIELISSNTLAHQVDLSAMSAFVFQKGLLTKLVCPPNFKSAKFIYLEWKAID
- a CDS encoding slipin family protein, which produces MKKVRINKGKIGLVYRAKDLNRVILDGVYWLSPFEQVEILEMEGAFKPSRNLNLYLVHEDLSEHLDVIEIKDQEIALRYENGVFKEVLSTTGKHAYWKGLNSNSFIKQKISDVEIPSDFDLNKLSLAGVFPFVRSFHIDTFEKGLLYVDGDFYKELGAGYHYFWKNAHNISLRKVDLRERQQEIVGQEILTKDKAALRINFTAQFKVTDIRKALEDNQDYEKQLYVLTQLALRAFVGSLTLDELLERKESISKEVLDSLKEKVSDLGVSLIDAGIKDIILPGEVKEIMKQVLVAQKQAQANIITRREETASTRSLLNTAKLMEDNQMLFKLKEMEYIEKIADKINTISVSGGNQVVDQLRDLFIRN